The following is a genomic window from Nicotiana tabacum cultivar K326 chromosome 3, ASM71507v2, whole genome shotgun sequence.
aaccaCTAAGGTTTGTATTTGGGTAGGctatctacatcacaccccttgagTGAGGCCCTTCCCGGACCTTGCATGAACCGCGCTACCCTTTTTTGAGGATTcatcatgaatttactaattttacaCTAGCTGTCAACCAAACCTGCCCtccttttatccatatttgagaCTGGCAACGTGAGCAAACTCACACAGGCGAAGTTCATGGTGACCATTAgctcttccttttttttaatgaaaGTTACAAATGTGATCTATTTGCAGGTAGAGAAGATAACGATAGAGTAGTTGAAGAAGTGACAACTCAAGCATCCGAACCGGAGACGAATGTGGCCTATAAAGGAGAACATAGTAGGGAAGGCCTGGATATTAGTCAGGATGAAAAAGAAAGTAGTGAAGTTCAGATAAAATCAGTACTAGTGGAAGATATAAGCAATAGGACAAGCTCAACATCTTCTTCAGAAGAGGATGGACCATTTTACAAGATAGATAAAGATGCAATCTTGAAGTCTATTGCTTCTCCTGCTCTAAGGAACTTATCAAGTGATCCATCACATCCTAGTTCATCATTGTTGGATAGCACGAGAGAGAATGAACGATTTTACTATCCGAATCGTCCTGTGCATCGTACTTCCTGCCAGTCTATTGCTTCTGACTTGCAAGTGGAGGTTTCTGAAGTCGGTTCACCTCCACTGACAAACGATGGGAGCTCATCCGCGGATGAAGAAATTTCTATAGATGGGGAGATAGAAAAAGCTATCACGTCTAACAGTGAAGACACATTGATATCTTCATCGCACCTAGCTAGAGTagatgaaaatgaatcaaattccAAAGAAGTGCGCGAGGTTACTGAGCAAGATATCGTGGATTTTGGATTTTCGAGGTTCCAAATGTCCGAGAACAATGTGCCACACAATGTTCCATCGGAACGATTAATTGAACCAGATTCTATTGGTTCAAGCTCATTTCCACCTCCAAGGACAGAAAGGACTCAAGCCAGCAGTTATCAACAGCGTAGGCCGGAAGGACTTTCTGTAGTTGGTGACAGGCTTCAAGGGTCACTATTACAACCAGAATTTTCGGTACAACAACTCCCTTTTGCGTCAGCGTCACTAGTATCACCGACATCTGTTCTTCAACCAAATTGCCTAATCGAACAAGGATCCTCCTCAAATTTAGATCATGTTCAAAATGATAGGTCAATGAACATTTCTAGTGAAAGATCAGATTCAATTGCTTCACAGGAATCAGAGCTTAGTTTAAACAATTCAATTTTACAAGTTTCAGAATTACCTTCAGAAACAGAAACTTCAAATTCAGCTTTACACAATGACAGTGCAGAACTCATTATAGGCAGTGACAGCGAACGACATAGTGAAAATGTGGCATTTTCAACTATTGGACAAGGACATCACTCAATTGAAGCCTCTAGTACATCATCATCTATGTCCGTATCGCAACCAAAGTTTGCAACTGATCAACTGCCAGATGAAGTAACTACTGGAAGTTGTGATCCCAACACTTCTCGGAGCTCAACATTATCGTTAAAGGATACGAAAGTGCAAAGTTCAGTTCCACATTCACAGACACAGAAGTCTGCAGAAAATCCAAAGTCTCTCACTAGCAATGACATTCAGGAAACGCTGCGCGATAAGAGTGGTTCACGGCATATTGAAGAAGTAGTGTTTTCTACAATTAGCCAGAGTTTTGATGAATCACAAGCATCATCATCACCACAAGATTTTATGGTTGAACAAGTTCCAACTGCCTCTACTTCATCCCCCTCCCCCAACTCTATGATTCAACCAAAGTTCTCAGTAAATGAAAGCTCCTCATATTCTGAGGAACAGAAGAGAGTGCAGAATTCATCAAATTCTGAGGTAATTTGATGTTTTGACAATGATGAAGTTGCAGCTGCATATTTAAGTTATGTATGACAAATCAATATCTAGGATATCAATTGTTAAGCATAGCAAAAACCATTTTTTTTATCCAGTTTCTCACTTATAGAATGTTTGAAATTTTAGTGATTCTTGTTTTGCTTTTGTAATATAGGATCATATACCTGGTTTTCTATCAGAGAGAGCAGTCAATCAAGATTCTATCAGCTTACAATCTACGGTCCGGGAAGTCCCTACAGCATCTAGTTCATCTTCATCACCTAAGTCTGTACTCGAACCGAAATCCTCAACAGGTCAAGGCCCTATGTTAAATTCTAACAGGGAGGAACAAATAGGTGAAAGTCCAAGTCCAAGAATGTCTAGAAACACAAGAATTTTGTTAATTGATTCTGCAGCAGACAAACTTCATCATGCAGATGCTAAGATGGTATGTTTCTATTCATGTTAGAGTTTAACTTCGATACACGATTTTGACAATATTATGTCGCCTAAAAGATAACTACGGAATAGCTAACTGTACATAATAAGTGGAACTAGTTACCTAAAAAATAAGACATGCGACATGCAACATGCTACAACATGTTAAATTACGCTGACAatgtaaatattattttcacTGTCGGTGTATAACTTGAATTTGTCTTATTAATACCGAGATTAGATGGCATATGACCTGGAAAGGATATTTCTTTTGACAAGAAAACAAAATTTCCCTTGAAATATCATGTCTCTGATGGAAAAAAGAACTCTGGTTAAAGACCATTGCTCCAACCAAACAAattgttattttttcactttCATTGCTGATAACATGCATTTATGAGAAAATAATGTTTATAAGCAGCAAGCACAATATTACAAATAGAACTTAATGTCTCACTCTAAAGATGCATGACTTTAATAGTTGGAAGATGCATCTGTTGTCTTTCTAGAACAAAAAAGCAacttaagttatatataccgataGTATGAGATACCTTCTAAAGTACAGAGATTGTTATGCACAGTTGTGGAGCCAGGAATTTATGTTGTGTACTAAAGCAATTTTGGAAAACCCCTTTGTCACAACACTAGAATCTTCCATTGTGTCAAGGAGATTCTACAGTTTATGTATAACAAAAAATATTAGTTTTTGCCCTATTTGCACGGTATAATTTTCCAACAAGGGGATTCAACTGAACCCCTTTGGCTCTACATAGCTCCGCCTCTGATTATGCGGTGAATAATAATATATGGATTGTTATGTTGGGATTGATTACTGTAAGAGCTTTTTTATCTTTAGTTACTTTTGTCCATCTATTGTTAATTCTTAGTTCACATTTCATCTCTACAAGATAATTCACAGTTTCCCCGTATAACTTATGTACGTACTAGCAATGCAGAGTTTAATAAGGCtaaccaaatattatattttttcgtTTACAACCAACCAAACATGGTATTACTTATGCCAAGTTTTATGGTAGGATTATTTTTGCTAGCATGGTAAACCAAACAACCCTTTAGAGAAAAGGTTATCCTATTTTTGCACTATTAATGCATAAAACTTACACTCTTTTTGTAAGAGCATAAATAGATGCCTGTTTAGTAAACTCATGCTATCATATCTTTGTACTTGTTAAAATAATGTTTCAAGCAGTGGTGGAGCAACATGGGCTCAAGGGTGGTCAGTTGAACACCCTTTCTCGGAAAACTATATGATGTATATAAGTGAAATATTACTACTTTTTATACATATAATACATATTAACTTAAATATCCTTAAGCACCCTTAGCGAAATTCTTGACTTCGCCGCTGATTTCAAGCTTTCCCTTTTGGTTTTGCTATGCTGAGCAGAAACCACTCAATGATGAAGAGAAGTCTCATGAAGATGCCACAAACCACAATGATGTCAAGAAGGAGGACTTACCCAAAATACAAGAAGTCTCTGAATCACTCAAAAACAGCACCACAAAACATCATAAGTCAAGTGATGTTGAAAATTCTGCTTCCACTTCAACTAACAAGAACCAAAATTTAGTCACTAATACTGGAACTGGAGAAGATAGAGGAGCAAAAGAACCAGAGAAAACACATGGTCCTATTATTGCAACTCAAGAAAATTCAGAAAAGGGTAATACTACAGAAGCAAAGGAAAACATTAAATCACAGAGTGAGAGAACAGACAGTAAAGAAAAAGCTAAAGATTCATGAGCAACAGTTAGGATTTTTTTTCCTTGAGAAAATGAACATATACTTGTTTAGTTGTTTCCTGTTGTATAGTTTGTTAATGGTAATGGGTACGACAATTTGTCTAATTATTAAACAACTTAGCTCATCTGATAGccgtaaaaattattttatagtgTCAATATATAGAAGTTAAACTCTTTTAATAAAGTACTAATCATGTTGGGTTTCTTAAATTTTCTCATTTTACATAATGCTGCCTTTTaattatccatcatattaatattAGGACTCTCTTTTATATTTCCGCTGGTCCGTATACTGCATACGAACTTGTCCAAGGGGCTCAACACATACACGGAAAAATCACAACTAAGAATTAAGGTCCAAACCAAATTTATGAACTCTTATGTTCTTTAAATTTCAACTTTCACAAGATACGTCCGAATTACACCCAAACACTTCAGGTACTTAACCAAATTTATAGCAGGATATGCAAAACATATAAATAAGACTGAACCACTAACGTTCAACTCCTAAAAAGACTCTAACAACTAGCAAGGAATCCTATCCAAATTAACAACTAAGTTGATACTATTCCTATAAAATAGGAACTAGATTATTTGACTCAATAAACATAagtaaaacaataaataaaacatGCAAGATGCACTAATTTTTAACACTCGAGACCCAAATCACCTATATCCACAAGTCTAAAATACCAAGTGAACCTACGGAAAATATTAAATAGGGATGTAGAtttctaaaactcaaaataatcggttgGATCATTACATTAATTTAGTCTTTTAACCTTTCAAAAAGGAGATAATGTACCATatctgcaagtcataaaatattatGGCTTGAGTAACCAAACTTAGACTTAATTACTCTAGGTAATTGCACCTCGTTCGTAGATTTGACTTGGTCTTACTAATTTTATATTGTGGCGACTTCTTTATCCTCTAATTTGAGAGTACGGTTGGGCGATACTAACTATTTCAGACATAAGCTTAAAATCTTTTCCTCAAATTTCATAAGGAGTAAAATTAAAATGATTATAAAAAGCTGACGTAGATAATCTAGGGAATATGATAGTTAACCAAATAAGTAAATAGATAACAAAATCGGGGATTGTCATATAAAGTGATCAACCATTGCTGTTAGTTTATACTCTCGATATTCCCTATATATGTTTCAATGGATTTGAACCTTTGTGGCATGTGTCAAGTTGATTAAATTTCGGTGTCAATTCGTACacagatttttttattttttttgaaatagaatttatttatttacaaactACATAAGAAGTACTGTAAGTCATaataattaacaattcaaaatatttaaaaactatctACAAAAAAATATGATTAAAAAATCTTGTTTGATTCTCCGAATAGTAATAGGttcattcctttttttttctaacaGAGCATTTTTTTTAACCAAAAGGCCCCCTACTAGATCTTTGATTGAGGAATGATAACCTTTCATTcatttattttaatattgttgAGAAGCATATTAAACTTATTTCTTTGAAAAACATCcgtttattttacatttttaatcAGAGCAACTTAGAATGATATTAAAGACCTTTCAATGTACTTCTAACAAAGAATAAAACAATTGAGAGAAAGATTGTTTTTCCTCAACCAATGATCCAGCAGATACAACATTTACGATATCTTGCAAGAAAAAATTTGGCAACAAAAATCTAATTCAATTTGAAACGTATGAAAATTTGAATATCTCCTGAGATATAGGTATACTGCTGAAATTTCCTTAAGATCTTAAGAATTTTTATTAAGGAGACCATGTATTATTTTTCCATGACTTGCTATACACACCTTGTTGACCTCCTCATTATTTGATGCTTGAAGCCTTGAACTAGTAAGACGCTTGGTTATGTATGTgccttttttacttttatttttaaatacacactttatttttatatatatatatatatatatatatatatatatatatatatatatatatatgtgtgtgtgtgcagTGCTAATATGTACATTAGATCCGACAAGATGTAAGTGATTTATGTCAATAGGTATTTTAAGTAAATGATGCTGGTATTATTTTTCTGGCTTTCTGTTGCTGTTACTAATCTATTGTCTCTTTTCATCTTCTTAATCCGATGGCCTATTAGAAATAATCACTATACTCCTCCGAGATAGGgttaaggtctgcatacacataGTGTTAACGTTGACCATGAGTAGATAACCTTACAAAAGAATCATGCTGTAATTGGTCAAGTACACTGTACATTAAGTAAAATTGAATCATTCTCTTATCCTGCATGCACAGAGTTTGAGGAAAGTCCGGACCACAAAAGTTTATTGTATGCAATCTTACGGTGCATttatgcaagaggttgtttccataGTTTGCACACCATCTTCTCTTCTCAGAAAAATATAACGAATCCGAGAGGAAAAAGTAAACGCAACATTATATTTGGAGAAAAAGATTTGGAGTTTGACTTCACCCAACTAACTTGATATATCCTCTCGATCGGATCTTGATCTCTTCTTCTCCTTATAATCTGTCACGTGGTGTTTATAATAATCCTTTCCTCTCTATTCCCTCTACATATTTATACCCTACAAACATCACTCACCATTACAGTTTTTCTTCTACTAATTCTACCACAAAAACTCAACACACCACAGATCAGAAATTAATATATAAACAATGGTTCTTTCCAAGATTTCTGCTGCTTATCATGTTTTCATATTTTTACTGATTCTGGCATCTTTTTTATCCTCAACACAAGGCAGAAGGTTATTAGACGAAAAGCTTATCGTCCGCCACGTTGCTGCTATCGATCGTATTCTCCGTTCTGTTCCTAGCCCCGGAGCAGGCCACTAGTCTTTTCACCGAGTAAATTTCATGGGTGGTCATCAAACTTTGTGTTCCTTACCCAAAAGTCACTTctttttgttacgtaaaaattatttaattttgtatttattacccaaaagttatttttctttcttttaacacAAAATTCAtttaactttgtgttcattacccaaaTGTCGCTTTGGTGCTATCGATCGTACtgaatattttcttctttccttttttttttgtggggcttgaattttttttttcttttttcgtttttccGAAGAGttgatttttctttctatttATTTAACGTTACAATTTTCGATTCATTTGTTGATGGGAGTGTGGAAGAAATGCTTAATTGAGGTGAGAAGCTTAGTGGGAGTGTGTATCTATTTGATTTTGGAGAGTGATAGGAACTTTTATTCACTTTCCAGATATTTGATTTTGGGATGTATACTATTTATACTTATGCTATTTCActattgtttttttcttttttcttttcggGATAAATAAATAATCATGAACTTTTTTATTCatcaggtcttttcttttacATATTTCTACTAAGGCTAATAATGAGCAGCTTACTATATTCGTACCACTATAACGAGAGTACCAGTTTATTCTTGGAAAAATATTAAACAATCTAAgtttatttttaaacaaaattttGATTTCTCTGTGATTTATATTAGACTATGGTTTTACTTAAATTCTCACAATAAGAGAAAAAacgaaaacaaaaacaaaaacaaaagtaaGTTCGTTGCAAGGCATTAATTTGGTCATATAACAGCCCAAGTATGGATCCTCTCACTTATTCTATTACTAATAAatttgtccgtgcttagcgcagtcaaataaaggaaaaattacataaatgttccaaataagtctcaacttaccAAACTCTAGTCATtagtcatagacttaccaaaacttgCTAAGTACATAtacaaattgaaaaaccaaataaataaggtcctttctctcaaagaatcatatgcaaaaattaccttcCATATGTTTAAGCGTGATTAGCTATATTAGATGCAAGATGGAATGTTTCATgaatgaggtagcaaataagatgatgaaatacaaaaaaataatacaatattccaaaaatctaagcaaaaaaggaactttttcaatgggtatagttgaaattcattgaaaacatatagataagtcaatatacaaattttgaggaagattgaaggtgatttggactggttttgtatcaaaatttgtaattaaatcgagttcaaaaaattcttctgtgacacatgtatcaaacatgtatcacgcatgtatctcacacacaggtatacgtggatatacatgtgatacacaattgatacaaacatgatacacaaatgatacacaatGTCATACATATATCATTTgttcatgttcagtttttacttcgaattttcaattcaaaccacctcaaaacttcaccaaatcatcccaaaattgagattcaaTCTCCTTAAgttgtacccaatctattctaataataaccgctcaaaagaaagcaaaaaattgactttttttttgctacaaatagctaattggctaatattagtaatattttataaattgacCAATTTTAATAAcgagctacttataaatggacatagctgatAGTTTCcctcaaataaatttttttatagaTTCAGTTGACATAAAACGATGAAAATTTatattaataaaaatttaaaaatatataaaacatacacatgaaaaacatataAACAACAAATATATAAGAAACATACACGTAATAAACATCAACATTAAAGTATCACAAACTTTTTGTAAATTTACAATGGCAGAGTTCTCGATCGTCCCTAAAAGTATGTCTAAGCTAATCATATTTTTTCTTCACACTAATATAGTTTCATATCTGGTAAGCTCTATCTTTCCAATGCTATCATCCTTATATTACTATCCAATTAATCATCCTGTTTTAGGAAATAATGTAGTTACATGAATTAATAGAATTAATAGTGAATCACAGGAGCATTGGGTAACATAATGCAAGAAGAAGTGTTGGAATACTCAATCAAATGTTGCAGACttcggggaagggccgcaccccaaggggtgtgatgtagatatCCTATTCTAATGCAAACATTAGCGGCTGCTTCCATAGCTCAGATCTATGACCTATATGTTGGGAAAAATGATGTCCCGCTCAGGAATAATATCCACGGTaaataacaataacacaagagGGTAACAACGATACCAAATCTTTGGATAGGatataatacaatacccaaggAGCAATATAATACTATTATAATATTACAAACTTGATAGTATCAAGAAATTACTACAACTTCAAAAAAATAATACTCTTTATTTTAAATACCTCACTACGATATTACTGTCACTtactatttatctcacagacgACAATCAACTATTCTCTACTTTCTACTTCTCTCGTCTTGGTGTACTTGAAATGAGAAAACAAGGCTGGTATTTATAGTAGTGGATGGCGTTGCTTTCAGCCAATCAAAATAAGTTTTGGAAACTTGAAATTGCAAATGAGATTTGCAAATATGAGATTGTAGCCGCCTACAATTTTATTCTCCACTCACattatttcttcttttccttttatgttttcttttattcAATATGTGCCCCacaaatctctcccttaatttttctttttctttttcattctaaGACTTGATCTCAATCTCTGAAAATCCTCAAATTTAAGAGGCTTTGTAAAGATATCTGCAGCTTGATCATcagacttcacatatttgagtTTGACTTTCTTCTTGGCAAGGCATTCTCTGATAAAGTGATACCTTatatctatatgcttgcttcaATCATGATATATTGGATTCTTTGCAAGTGTTTGTGCGGatttgttatcaatacaaatctctgtatcttcaatttgtggcaaattgagctccttcaataATACTCTCgtccaaatagcatgacatgtaAAGGATGTTGCTGCTACATATTTGGTttcacaagtcgagagagtaacaattgattgtttctttgaactccaagaaataatagaatcacccaagaaaaatacaaaacctGTTGTACTTTTTCTTCCATCAATATCTCCCAGATAATTACTATCACAAATCCCACAAGGATGAAATCACTAGAAGAAGAATAAATCAGCCCAAAGTCAATCGTACCTTTTATGTAATGAAGAATACTTCTAGTGACCTTCAAGTCAGTAGAGGTAGGAGCTTTCATGAAGTGACTTACTACTCCAATTGCAAAGAGTATATCTGGTttggtacaagtcaagtacctcaaacttcccacaagactTTTAAAAAATGTGAGATCCATTTTTTTCCTTCATCAAACTTGGATAATTTTGTCGCACTCTCCATTGGTGTGTTCACGGGattgcaatcgagcatgttgaacttctcAAAGATCTCCTTCGTATAACTTTCTTGTGAGATAAAAACTCCATCCTCCatctgcttcacttctaggcccaagtagtatgacatgagccctacgtttgtcatctcgaactcacggaacatatctttcttaaaagcttcaaataaacttgggttattacccgtATAAAGAAGACCATCAACATGAAGACAAATAAACGagatatctccattagtatgaactttaaggtaaagagcatattcatggagacaacgagtaaaACTATTatcttgaaaatacttgtcgatgTAACTATTCCATGCCGTAGGGCTTGCTTCGACCCATATAAATCTTTGTTCAGCTTcaacactttatcttcatggtaTTTGACTACGAAGCTCAATGGTGgttcaacatagacttcttcttcaagatagccaTTCAAGAAGGTTGACTTGATGTCTAGTTGATGGATCTTTCACTTCATTTGCGGTGCTATAGAGATTAGCAAACGAAATGTCTTCATGCGGGCAACAGGTGCATAGATTCTTCATAGTCAATACCTTGCCTTTGCTTAtagcctttagccacaagtcATGCCTTGTATCTCTCCACTTTTCCATCAACATTCTTTTTTGTCTTGTATACCCATTTTACTCCAATTGCTCGATGACccttgggaagagttgttaaATCCTAAttgttgttcttctctattgactcGATCTTCTCCTCCATGGCCTGTCTTTATCTTTTGTCTATTACAACTTCATCAAAGTTTATTGGTTCACTATcagcaaagagacaatataaaaaatcaaaattagtaacttcttctgTGTCATTATAGAGCTCTTGCATACTCCTCGTCCTTTGCGGTTGTTCATTTGAACTTTGTTGAGAAGAAGGAGATACAACAAGAGATGGAGTTGTGTCCTGCACAAGTTCCAcggtctctggttcttcttcattaccaaaatatggaagaaaattatatgaagtttcttcctgagcttcccaattccatgttaattcttcatcaaattcaataTCACGACCCACTACCACCTTGCCATTGCTTGGGTTGTATAGCTTATAGTTTTTTGAACTCGTgtcatagccaacaaacacatgcttgatgcttcgatcgtcaagcttcactctcccttgatgtggcacatgagcataggctatgctcTTAAACATTTTCAAGTTCTTGACATTTGGCTTTCTTCCACTCCATActtcttgaggggtttgatctctaatatttcttgttggagacctgttgttcaaataaactgcacaagaaacAACTTCGGTCGTCCTTGggcatacttttagctttcaacataca
Proteins encoded in this region:
- the LOC107794683 gene encoding uncharacterized protein LOC107794683, with amino-acid sequence MAINSNDTKSLIWKHVKYSIEFSFTFAKKHPFVSSTLSFFILFCALSPSITWFFIYSLPLMFFFTILLIIFFSIPNFKHFERDVDSKPSRKISHVDKDHENVNIDNKQKAFLRARSVRRRKSKKHIQTGAEELIQGAPFRISFNDHDFVDKGALIEEKLKDIREVEVHSISDRAECSSASSIFKNSGPAEYSDCSYEASGKCFKSFSSIYERKTECFGEMENEGARNKAVQWKEDDQKNLMDLGLSEIERTKRLESLMARRRARKMLSLQVRRSLMNIGCKETLTPISSILIPKNKSSSTSQFSPTPGSAPSILGPNRNPFDLPYDQHEEKPNVRGGSFLQEFMSAQEQKDRNESLRIEAAFLGDSNLDQHEPIPCSDVPSRQMFQEASESSKSRHRLGREDNDRVVEEVTTQASEPETNVAYKGEHSREGLDISQDEKESSEVQIKSVLVEDISNRTSSTSSSEEDGPFYKIDKDAILKSIASPALRNLSSDPSHPSSSLLDSTRENERFYYPNRPVHRTSCQSIASDLQVEVSEVGSPPLTNDGSSSADEEISIDGEIEKAITSNSEDTLISSSHLARVDENESNSKEVREVTEQDIVDFGFSRFQMSENNVPHNVPSERLIEPDSIGSSSFPPPRTERTQASSYQQRRPEGLSVVGDRLQGSLLQPEFSVQQLPFASASLVSPTSVLQPNCLIEQGSSSNLDHVQNDRSMNISSERSDSIASQESELSLNNSILQVSELPSETETSNSALHNDSAELIIGSDSERHSENVAFSTIGQGHHSIEASSTSSSMSVSQPKFATDQLPDEVTTGSCDPNTSRSSTLSLKDTKVQSSVPHSQTQKSAENPKSLTSNDIQETLRDKSGSRHIEEVVFSTISQSFDESQASSSPQDFMVEQVPTASTSSPSPNSMIQPKFSVNESSSYSEEQKRVQNSSNSEDHIPGFLSERAVNQDSISLQSTVREVPTASSSSSSPKSVLEPKSSTGQGPMLNSNREEQIGESPSPRMSRNTRILLIDSAADKLHHADAKMKPLNDEEKSHEDATNHNDVKKEDLPKIQEVSESLKNSTTKHHKSSDVENSASTSTNKNQNLVTNTGTGEDRGAKEPEKTHGPIIATQENSEKGNTTEAKENIKSQSERTDSKEKAKDS